The window GTGAGTAACATTCCAATAAGCAGTGTGTGCTATTTTGAAAATACACATTATATCCAGCCTTTCACCTCCTAAAGCATTAGTGCAGGACCAGCTAGTTTGTCATAGAGTAAAATTAGCCCTGCCTGTGCCGCTAGTGAAAGGGGGGTGGAATATGAAATGTGACCAAACATGTAAACAAGCTCAGCCACGCCTAAAATATTTTCCACCGTGGGTACAAGTGTAGAAAATCATTGTCAGGCTGAAGGCGTTTGATCTGAGTTAGATCTGCAATTTCTGCTGTTGTTTAAAATCTTCCAAGGTAAGTTTTCTAGGCAAACTTTATTTGCAAAGGTGTTACAAATTATGAAACAATTAATGTAAAGGATTAATAggctgtgtttttttttaaaatgatcatTCTTGCAGTTCTGTCTTTTTTTCCCTATCATCTTGAAAACTTGAAAATACACAAACTGTTTTTGTAATTTAGATTGTAATAACTGTAAATGTGGCAACATCTGACTCTAACTTTGTGTCTTTGGCATTGCATATGTGCAGTGCAATAAATATCAAAGCAATATCAGAATTACAAATCTTATTTCTTTGAGGGTGAATAGTGTGCTTTTAACGCAATGAGCTGCctcttttccttgtttttttccaTGCTCCAACTGCAAGGCAAGGCTGATCTTTTATGGTAAAAAATGATCATGTTACTTCTGCCATATAAGGACTTGGGTATATAATCATAGAATTTCAGCTGTCTTTTCATGGAGACTAAGTATTATTTGTCGGTCATGTTAACTAGCTTGCATGATGCATTAGTTACGTTTTAGTCCCACAAATACTTCTTGCActttaatattataatttaagGAAACTTGTTCTCATTCGTGGATCACAATCCCTGCATTTATTGGGAATAATCtaaaattgtggacttcaactcccagaattcctcagccagcaaagccgaggaactctgggagttgaagtccacaaatcttaaagttgccaaggttggagatctttGATCTAAAGAACCTTCCTTTAATCTGACACCCTTCAGGTTTCTGTAAATTCATCTGGGACCAACTGGGGTAATAGGAAAGTGACTTATAATCTAGGAATTTTTTctaatgatttatttttaaaaacgctaccccataatttatttttgtttgtacaCTGTCAGTTTAAGGTCCCTTGAATATCTAGGACTGGGTTTGCAATGCTTAAGACGGCAGTATATCTATAGATTCTTCTCTTAATGCCACCAAATATTTCTGACCCATTATCATTTGTACCTAATATTGCATCTTTCAGGTCCTAGGAAGGCCAACTACTTATGCCAGTCAGCCTCAATAATTTTCTGACATATAGTTTTTGAATATGCCTAGCCATCAAATATAGATGCTCAATTTAAACATACAGTATGTATCAGTGGTGGGACCATGCAGGTTTAAAAACCACTTCAGTAATTGCGCTCTTCACAAACTTACTTTCCACATTATTGCTGGGGAGAAACACAGCTGACACATGGTTGTAAAATGTATCCTGCTGCCCTGGTATTTTATtcaataatatattactataccatttggttcagaatactttttccttgtttttctcctctaaaattgaggtgcatctcatactctggtgcgtcttaaactacgaaaaatatggtacttcgtgtttttaattattatgattaattgattaattgattaattgattaattgattaattgattaattgattaattgattaattgattaattgattaattgattaattgattaattgttataataattaaaacatgattaattaattgattaattaattaattgattgattgattgattacttAATTAATCGGCAATCCCTCACTATTTTGTTTGGGGGTGTTGTCATCAGAATAATATAGTGTGCAAAATTCTGCTTCTGATTGTTAGTTCTTCGATTTTCAAATTTGAAATAAAACCCTctctttgaaatatttatttttggctattttttttccctttagcaGATGGTACGGGAAGAGTATATTTCAGCAACACCAGGGACTGATATACAGAGACCAGACCCTCAGAATGTCTACAATGTTGGCATTTATGGCTGGAGAAAACGCTGCctatatttatttttcctcctcctgATCGTCACTCTAGTTGTGAATCTTGCTCTGACAATTTGGATTCTTAAAGTAATGTGGTTCTCAACAGTAAGTGGTTTTTCCCCCACTTTAATTGGGTTTATGCTGCTGCTTTTGTTTATATTCTTACTGTCGCATCTAGGGTTTTCTCTGCTTTCTAAAACATCCTTCAGTCTATTTACagtcataaacataaacatagaagattgacggcagaaaaagacatcatggatggtccatctagtcttatactatttcctatattttatgttaggatggatatatgtttatcccaggcatgtttaaattcagttactgtggatttaccaaccacgtctgctggaagtttgttccaaggatctactactctttcagtaaaataatattttctcacgtttcttctgatctttcccccaactaacctcagattgtgtccctttgttcttgtgttcactttcctattaaaaacacttctctcctgaaccttaattaaccctttaacatattgaaatgtttcaatcatgtcccccctttcccttctgtcctccagactatacagattgagttcactaaatctttactgatacgttttatgcctaaggccttccaccatttttatagcctgtctttggacccgttcaattttatcaatatctttttgtaggtgaggtctccagaactgaacacagtattccaaatgtggtctcaccagtgctctatatagcgggaccacaatctcccccttcctgcttgttacacctctagcaatgcagccaagcattctactcgctttccctaccgcctgaccgcactgttcacccattttgagactgtcagaaatcactacccctaaatccttctcttccgaagtttttgctaacacagaactgccaatacaatactcagcttGAGGATTCTTTGTCTTCTCAATTTCTTTTTCATCACACGTCTGCCTTGCACAAACCATacaaaatttgcaaaaaaaacccaccccaatgTGGAATCTTTGAAAATAATTTGACAATGACACTTTCTTTTGTGCTACCAAGATTTATTTCCGTAGCTTTTGATATTTAAAATGTCTTTTGCATTTGCAGACTGGAATGGGATACCTACAGGTTAACAGTGATGGGCTTCGTCTGGAAGGAGAGTCCGAATTTTTATATCCCTTATATGTCAAAGAAATTCACTCCAGAAAGGTAACGCTACAATGTTATGCACAACTATTTGAAGATAAATCCCACTGATTTTAACAAGGCTTATTTCTGAATAAATACAGGTAGAAATGTGTGGTGGTTTGTCTGGAAAAAAGCCATATTTACTAGAGTTATGCAGAGCCTGTTTTGATTTGATAGAATTTCAATAAAATCGGCCCTACAAAGCCGTTTTGCTTTGAAATTGAAGCAAAAAACTGATTCAAAGCAGCAATGCAGATCATATGACTGAAAATACTTCGGGGCGTTTACTTTGAAGCACAGCACAAATCTGATGTTTATTTCCCCTGCTGATTCTGgcattattccagaaatattcagTTCTGTAATTTCTCTTTTCATTTCAACAAACATACACAAAGAATGCCGATTCTTGGACTGATTCAGTAGCACAGCTAATCAAtatgtgtgttttctttttttcattttgtatcATTCTTAGAGTTCTTTTGTGCTACCAAGATTTATTTCCGTAGCTTTTTGAACATATCTAACCACAAATGTTTGTTTGTCTACTAATGGAATGCTACACATCTATGCTTCTCTTGCTAACACAATTGAACTGTGTTAGCAAGagaagtggtgaaatccaaattttttcactaccagttctatgagcatgatttattcattcattcattcattcattcatttattaaatttgtatgctgcccctctccgtagactcggggcggctcacagcagtgatagaaacaatgtacaatacaaatctaataatacgaagttaaaaacccataatttaaaaaacacgcaCCCAACacaccatatataaattatataggcctggggaagatatttcaattcccccatgcctgacagcagaggtgggttttgagacgtttacgaaaggcaaggagggtgggggcaattctgatctctggggggagttggttccagagggccggggccgccacagagaaggctcttcccctgggtcccgccaaatgacattgtttagtcaacgggacccggagaaggccaactctgtgggaccttattggttgctgggattcgtgcggtagcaggcagttccagaggtactctggtccaatgccatgtagggatttaaaggtcatgaccaacactttgaattgtgaccggaaactgatcggcagtcaatgcaagccacggagtgttgaagaaacgtgggcgaatcttgaaagccccacgatggctctcgcgggcgcgttctgcacgatctgaaatcaAATCAGGGATGATTTACTTGGGTTTTATATTTGCTAATGATTAGATTTGTGGAACATACAGATTAAATTCAACAgaggtttttcttttaaatagaaCCACAGAGGCAGGTGAATTAAATGTAGATGCCCAATTGATGTGACATTCAAACACACACTTGGTGATAAAATAATAGCTGTGATCAAAAGTTATGCTCCACTGAGCCATGAGGTATTATAACTCTGGCAGTAACTGAAGTGGCACTTATGTAAAAGAAGTAAAATCTTGGTAGGTCCACAAATAATTCAAACACGATATATACAATGTGCAATTTAAATGGCAACATTCTTTCTCTTCCCACAAGGTCTCTGCTCCATGTTGTAAGGCGGAGCAAAAATGTAGGATGGTAGGATTTCTTAGGCcctgcaaacattttttttcctatgcAGCAATGGAAAGCAGGCATTAGGCTTCTTGGAAATGCCCtcgcatttaaaaataattttatgtcaTTATCAAAAAAATGAACATATGAATAATTTGCCTTCATTTATAAATCTCTTTAGTGGTTTAGTTCCTGGAAAGTTACTAATATCCAATTTATGTAAATTATAAAAATATCAATTAGATAAATTCATCATTGAAATTCCCTGGcagaggatagaaacatagaaacatagaaggctgatggcagaaaaagacctcatgatccatctagtctgcccttatactattttttgtattttatcttaggatggatatatgtttatcccagacatgtttaaattcagttactgtggatttatctaccacgtctgctggaagtttgttccaaggatctactactctttcagtaaaataatattttctcatgttgcttttgatctttcccccaactaacttcagattgtgtccccttgtcttgtgttcactttcctattaaaaacacttccctcctggaccttatttaaccctttaacatatttaaatgtttcgatcatgtccccccttttccttctgtcctccagattgagttcatgaagtctttcctgataagttttatgcttaagaccttccaccatttttgtagcccgtctttggacccgttcaatctcatcaatatctttttgtagctgaactgaacacagtattccaaatgtggtctcaccagaactctatatagtgggatcatcatctccctcttcctgcttgttatacctctagctatgcagccaagcatcctacttgctttccctagcgCCTGACTgcagtgttcacccattttgagactgtcagaaatcactacactaTTAAAATAGTTTCAAGAACTAAGCAAAAGTGAAATGTAGGaagatttaaaaaattcaaactaCAGTACACAAAGGAATACAGCCAAGCCTTGTAAGGAATTCTAATTAACAATCCTGCTTGTCCcaacccatcccatcctatcctatcctacccaatcacaatagcacttatatagcactttacagtgctttccatTCTTTTCTAAGCGGTTTAGTGTCAGCATATTGTACCCAACAATCtcagtcctcattttagccactttAGCCATTTTAgccacagaaggatggaagactgagtcaaacttgagcctggtgagatttgaactgctaaattgcagaAGTAGTAttgactctaaccactgcaccagcacGGCTCCTATCCTGTCCTGTCTTAATCCTATCATTACTATACCATAccgtaccataccataccatatcaTTGTATCATATATCATTGTATGTTATGTAAGATATATATCACATATTATTGTAAGAGATGGAAAAGAATGAATGTATGCATTTCTTTTCAGTAAGGTCTATCCAAATGTCTTAAATATTTACATTCTTTTTTTCTCATAATCCTAGGATTCACCCTTACTTTTGCTATCTTCTGATAATGTGACTTTGAATGCACGCAATAGTGATGGAAATGTCACAGGCAGATTAAGCGTAGGTAggtgtaatatatttttctttctatccgaagaaagaaatgtgtatctcttTATGATTCTGTACAATATCTAATATATATTTATGATCTCATATAATATTTGATATGGATTACCAATTGCCCTGGCTAGTCACGTacctgaaataaagaaaaattattttatgtcattaccaataataataataataataataataataattattattattattattattattattattattattattatttattagattcgtatgccactcctctccgaggacttggagcggctcacagcaaaaggAAAAATGAACATATGAATAATTTGCCTGTAGTTCAATATATGTATCGATTGATCAATATAATGAGTCTTACTCACAAGTCACTGAGCATAAGATTACACATGTAACATCCCAATTACATTGCATCATTGAGAATGTATACTTAGCTATGTATTTTttaaacataaacaaagaaagtccatttTATAATGTTTTGTCTTTTTTAGATCCGGATTTGGTAGAGTTTCACAGTCCACAATTTCAGATAAACTCTGTGAATGAAAAACCTCTTTTCACTGTGCATGATAATGACACTGCAATTGGTACAGAGAAACTTCGAGTCACAGGTTTGTTTGCAAGTCTAAAACTACAAAAAATGTTATTGTGAAGATAAATTGTTATATAAATACCAATGAATACCAATAATGAATTTAAGAGAACATTGAATACTTTAT of the Erythrolamprus reginae isolate rEryReg1 chromosome 4, rEryReg1.hap1, whole genome shotgun sequence genome contains:
- the SGCG gene encoding gamma-sarcoglycan, which translates into the protein MVREEYISATPGTDIQRPDPQNVYNVGIYGWRKRCLYLFFLLLIVTLVVNLALTIWILKVMWFSTTGMGYLQVNSDGLRLEGESEFLYPLYVKEIHSRKDSPLLLLSSDNVTLNARNSDGNVTGRLSVDPDLVEFHSPQFQINSVNEKPLFTVHDNDTAIGTEKLRVTGPEGAICEHSVETPLVQGVGADVKNLTLKLESPTRSLTMNAPKGIRIKAENGDLIGLSHLDIAFHSTDGMVFDAQNLLLPDLLQGTNGESERSEGLYEICACPDGKLYLSVADTVSTCLQYSRDCQ